The nucleotide window ACATAATGAGCATTGTTGCATTCTTGCTTAAATATGCGGGATTAAACATTTGTACCCAACCGCCAAAACCACTAATAATTCCCAGCAAGATTGTTATAAATACACTTATTATTGCCACAATCGCATTACTATCAAATGCAGCGCTAGCAAAGACAACTAAGCTGATAACAAAGATAAACCATAAGCTGTATACAAAAAAGCTTTGAATTAGAGTATTTATAGCTATTTCACCAAAAAGAAAATAAATATAATACGCCGCTAATACATAGCCAATGATAAGTGAACCTAGACCAACGAGGCATTGCATCACCCATTTTGATAAAACATATTCTAGGGTAGTCACTGGTCTCGTCATAATAAAAGCAAGCATCCCTTTCGTTCTGTCACTTTGAATACAAGTCATTGCAACAACAACGATAATAATAATTCCAATCTGATCAAATTGAGAACCTAGCGTTTGCGCCATGACTTCTTGAGCCGATTGATTTC belongs to Listeria ivanovii subsp. ivanovii and includes:
- a CDS encoding ABC transporter permease, with the translated sequence MTHFSALMGKEWLEQRRSLKIIWLPIVFALLGLTQPMMMYFLPDILKVFGTGSETEQVIALMGNQSAQEVMAQTLGSQFDQIGIIIIVVVAMTCIQSDRTKGMLAFIMTRPVTTLEYVLSKWVMQCLVGLGSLIIGYVLAAYYIYFLFGEIAINTLIQSFFVYSLWFIFVISLVVFASAAFDSNAIVAIISVFITILLGIISGFGGWVQMFNPAYLSKNATMLIMSGQSMDHYLATIFITIAWIIMFFILTIFMVKIKPLQKTE